From the Anopheles cruzii unplaced genomic scaffold, idAnoCruzAS_RS32_06 scaffold00842_ctg1, whole genome shotgun sequence genome, one window contains:
- the LOC128276277 gene encoding NADH dehydrogenase [ubiquinone] iron-sulfur protein 4, mitochondrial-like, with product MSLFLRSVARTGATQWMRATLSTSSIAYKDPKSTKEAPILDASVVLATDDDRHLPTITVPTKVDLSPISGVPEEHVKERRVRIFVPAKNAMQSGTDNIQHWSIEFDNRERWENPLMGWSSTGDPLSNMRVEFTSPEEAITYCERNGWRWFVDKQEVERKHRVKNYGINFAWNKRTRVSTK from the exons ATGAGTCTGTTTCTGCGTTCGGTGGCCAGAACTGGCGCTACGCAATG GATGCGTGCGACCCTTTCAACTTCATCGATTGCTTACAAGGATCCAAAGTCCACGAAAGAAGCGCCGATCCTGGATGccagtgttgttttggccactGACGATGACCGCCACCTTCCCACGATTACTGTTCCCACGAAG GTGGACCTTAGTCCCATCAGCGGTGTACCGGAGGAACATGTGAAGGAGCGTCGTGTGCGTATTTTCGTGCCGGCCAAAAATGCGATGCAGAGCGGTACCGATAATATTCAGCATTGGAGCATCGAGTTCGATAACCGTGAACGCTGGGAAAATCCTCTGATGGGATGGTCATCAAC CGGTGATCCTCTGTCGAACATGCGCGTTGAATTTACCTCGCCCGAGGAAGCGATCACGTactgcgaacggaacggttggaGATGGTTCGTCGATAAGCAGGAAGTTGAGAGGAAGCACCGTGTCAAGAACTATGGAATCAACTTTGCGTGGAACAAACGTACCCGCGTGTCGACTAAGTAA